A region from the Lolium perenne isolate Kyuss_39 chromosome 4, Kyuss_2.0, whole genome shotgun sequence genome encodes:
- the LOC127292377 gene encoding PRA1 family protein E-like, whose product MSSSTASWSRHGAVPPYSPPPPPPAPILEPNGDAADPALPSSSSPPPPTATAAEAGVAFFSRAGVSASAAAAVGRPRAWREALDATAFARPESCGEARARARRNLAYFRANYALAALLLVFLGLVYRPASMLAFLALFVAWLALYFGRAQDRLACLGREVDDRLVLAALAAATVLAVALTRAGLNLLVSLLISSALIGVHAAFRMNVYLDESDAFDAAVSSFTGSPYGYSALPR is encoded by the coding sequence ATgtcctcctccaccgcctcctggtCGCGCCACGGCGCCGTCCCGCCCTactccccgccgccaccgccaccggcacCGATACTCGAGCCCAACGGCGACGCCGCCGACCCAGCGCTGCCCTCCTCGTCCTCCCCACCACCCCCAACCGCCACCGCAGCCGAAGCCGGCGTGGCCTTCTTCTCCCGCGCGGGTGTCagcgcgtccgccgccgccgccgtcggccgGCCGCGCGCGTGGCGGGAGGCGCTGGACGCGACGGCGTTCGCGCGCCCGGAGAGCTGCGGGGAGGCGCGGGCCCGCGCGCGCCGCAACCTCGCCTACTTCCGCGCCAACTACGCGCTGGCGGCGCTGCTGCTCGTCTTCCTCGGCCTCGTCTACCGCCCGGCCTCCATGCTCGCCTTCCTCGCGCTCTTCGTCGCCTGGCTCGCGCTCTACTTCGGCCGCGCCCAAGACCGCCTCGCCTGCCTCGGCCGCGAGGTCGACGACCGCCTCGTgctcgccgccctcgccgccgccaccgtGCTCGCCGTTGCGCTCACACGCGCGGGCCTCAACCTCCTCGTCTCCCTCCTCATCTCATCTGCCCTCATCGGCGTGCACGCCGCGTTCCGTATGAACGTGTACCTTGACGAGAGCGACGCCTTCGACGCCGCCGTCTCGTCATTCACCGGGAGCCCCTACGGCTACAGCGCGCTCCCCAGATGA